In Brassica napus cultivar Da-Ae chromosome C4 unlocalized genomic scaffold, Da-Ae chrC04_Random_4, whole genome shotgun sequence, the following are encoded in one genomic region:
- the LOC106393973 gene encoding glutamate receptor 2.8, protein MRQMFDAAVGDITIRANRFLSVDFTLPYTESGVFMLVPMKDIENNTWFFLQPWSLDLWVTTVCFFIFIGFIVWILEHRVNTDFRGPPHHQIGTSFWFSFSTINFAHREKVVSNLARFVVIVWCFVVLVLTQSYTANLTSFLTVQRLKPEVTTVNELIKNEEIVGYQNGSFVLKFLIKKGFQVSKLKAYNSAEECHTLLITGTSKGGIAAAFDEVAYLKVIISQYCNKYAIVEPSFKSSGFGFVFPKNSPLTDDVSRAILEVIENDEMQQIENKWFSKKSNCSDPTLIPSHNRLSVSSFWGLFLIVGVTSLLALLVFVAFFFYEHRHTFYEDSEISFWRKLTILVRSFDEKDIKSHMFKDSAVHNVSLPSTQCTPRSSTVQNIPWPQNPSENMEFELRRVSLVPSEGFFTPQLEQDEDEEANTLREVE, encoded by the exons atgAGACAGATGTTCGACGCAGCTGTGGGAGATATAACCATCAGAGCAAATAGGTTTTTGTCTGTTGATTTCACGTTACCATACACAGAGTCTGGTGTGTTTATGTTGGTACCAATGAAGGACATTGAAAACAATACATGGTTTTTTCTTCAACCATGGAGCTTAGACCTATGGGTCACTACCGTTTGCTTCTTCATATTCATTGGGTTTATTGTGTGGATTTTAGAACACAGAGTCAACACCGACTTTCGTGGACCGCCTCACCACCAGATCGGCACTAGTTTCTGGTTCTCCTTCTCCACTATTAATTTTGCCCACC GAGAGAAGGTAGTGAGCAATTTAGCAAGGTTTGTGGTGATCGTCTGGTGCTTTGTGGTGCTAGTGCTGACTCAGAGTTACACAGCAAACCTCACATCTTTCCTTACAGTACAACGGCTTAAACCAGAAGTCACCACTGTGAATGAACTTATAAAAAACGAGGAGATTGTAGGATACCAAAACGGTTCTTTCGTgcttaaatttttgataaagaaaggatttcaagtttctaaactCAAGGCTTATAATTCTGCTGAAGAATGCCACACGCTTTTGATCACTGGGACATCGAAAGGAGGTATTGCAGCAGCTTTCGATGAGGTGGCTTACCTTAAAGTTATAATTTCTCAGTATTGCAACAAATATGCAATTGTTGAACCTTCTTTTAAGAGTTCTGGTTTTGGCTTT GTATTCCCCAAGAATTCACCTTTGACGGATGATGTCTCGAGGGCTATCTTGGAAGTGATTGAAAACGATGAAATGCAACAAATCGAGAATAAATGGTTCTCCAAAAAGAGTAACTGTTCTGATCCAACACTCATTCCTTCACACAACCGGCTTAGCGTCAGTAGCTTTTGGGGTCTATTTCTAATAGTAGGTGTTACTTCGCTCTTGGCTCTTCTCGTCTTTGTGGCCTTTTTCTTTTATGAACATAGGCACACGTTTTATGAGGACTCCGAAATTTCTTTCTGGAGAAAGCTAACGATTTTGGTTAGAAGCTTTGACGAAAAAGACATAAAATCCCACATGTTCAAGGATAGTGCGGTTCATAATGTGAGTTTACCTAGTACTCAATGCACCCCAAGATCTTCAACAGTGCAGAACATACCATGGCCACAAAATCCGTCAGAGAACATGGAGTTTGAGCTAAGAAGAGTGTCTCTCGTTCCGAGTGAAGGATTTTTCACTCCACAACTAGAAcaagatgaagatgaggaagctAATACTTTACGTGAAGTAGAATGA
- the LOC125594773 gene encoding glutamate receptor 2.7-like, with protein MMTNNTTKTRNTFLSYFVPFLWGFVVMDAGLGQNTTSDEIKVGVVIDLKTNFSKICLTSINMSLSDFYQTHPHYRTRLALHVRDSMEDIVEASAAAYNLINNEKVRAIIGPRSSMQAEFMIKLATKSQVPTITFSATSPLLRTINNPYFVRATIRAGPRIFKARSPKKKSGRK; from the exons ATGATGACAAACAACACTACAAAAACTCGTAACACCTTTCTTAGTTACTTTGTTCCGTTCCTTTGGGGATTTGTGGTGATGGATGCTGGTTTAGGACAAAACACAACTAGTGATGAAATAAAAGTAGGAGTAGTTATTGATCTCAAAACAAACTTTTCCAAGATCTGCCTCACTTCAATTAACATGTCGTTGTCCGATTTCTACCAAACTCATCCTCATTACCGCACAAGACTTGCTCTTCACGTCAGGGATTCCATGGAAGATATTGTTGAGGCATCAGCTGCAG CCTATAACCTAATCAATAACGAGAAAGTGAGGGCCATCATCGGACCAAGAAGCTCTATGCAAGCCGAGTTTATGATTAAACTGGCCACCAAATCTCAAGTACCGACCATCACTTTCTCAGCAACGAGCCCTCTACTTAGAACTATCAACAACCCTTACTTCGTCCGAGCCACTATCAGAGCCGGGCCTAGAATTTTTAAGGCTAgaagcccaaaaaaaaaaagtggccgaaaataa